Proteins co-encoded in one Arachis hypogaea cultivar Tifrunner chromosome 13, arahy.Tifrunner.gnm2.J5K5, whole genome shotgun sequence genomic window:
- the LOC112737149 gene encoding signal recognition particle 43 kDa protein, chloroplastic: MEAVLFAANPASHLKLLPTLKQPFSSTHHLPFRHKTNHVHLPPLSALQNQSQPTPTEDESYGEVKKIIGSRALEGATGMEYLIEWKDGHAPSWVPSDFIAKDVLSEYESPWWTAAKKADHDALRQILDSDDGRDVNAVDSDGRTALLFVAGLGSEPCVRLLAESGADVDHRDNAGGLTALHMAAGYVRPGVAKLLLDLGADPEGEDDRGRTALDLARELLKATPKGNPMQFGRRIGLEGVVRVLEGAVFEFAEVEEIIERRGKGENLEYLVRWKDGGANEWVKARFVAEDLVRDYEAGLEYAVAEAVLGKRVGDEGRPEFLVKWADMDEPTWEPEENVDPELVKEFELSSNGQAQISNGPIPSNGPEVVFSNQDSL; encoded by the coding sequence ATGGAAGCTGTTTTATTCGCCGCTAATCCAGCTTCTCACCTCAAACTTCTTCCCACTCTCAAACAACCCTTCTCTTCCACCCACCACCTCCCCTTCCGCCACAAAACCAACCACGTCCACCTCCCTCCTCTCTCCGCACTCCAAAACCAGAGCCAGCCAACTCCCACCGAAGATGAATCCTACGGCGAGGTCAAGAAAATCATCGGAAGCAGAGCCCTCGAAGGTGCCACTGGAATGGAGTACCTCATAGAGTGGAAAGACGGTCATGCCCCTTCCTGGGTCCCCTCTGACTTCATAGCCAAAGACGTCCTCTCCGAATACGAGTCTCCCTGGTGGACCGCAGCTAAGAAAGCCGACCACGACGCACTCCGTCAAATCCTCGACTCCGATGATGGTCGGGACGTCAACGCCGTCGACTCAGACGGCCGCACTGCCCTCCTCTTCGTCGCTGGACTGGGTTCTGAGCCCTGCGTCCGCCTCCTCGCGGAGTCCGGCGCCGATGTCGACCACCGCGACAACGCCGGCGGCCTCACCGCTCTCCACATGGCGGCGGGCTACGTGAGGCCCGGCGTCGCGAAGCTTCTCCTGGACCTCGGTGCGGATCCGGAAGGGGAGGACGATCGAGGGAGAACGGCGCTGGATCTGGCGAGGGAGCTTCTGAAGGCGACGCCGAAAGGGAATCCGATGCAGTTTGGGAGGAGGATTGGGTTGGAAGGGGTGGTTAGGGTTTTGGAAGGCGCGGTTTTCGAGTTCGCGGAGGTGGAGGAGATTATTGAGCGGAGGGGGAAGGGTGAGAATTTGGAGTACCTTGTGCGGTGGAAGGATGGTGGCGCCAACGAGTGGGTGAAGGCGAGGTTTGTGGCGGAGGATCTGGTTAGGGATTACGAAGCTGGCCTTGAGTACGCGGTGGCGGAGGCGGTGCTTGGGAAAAGGGTCGGCGATGAAGGGAGACCGGAGTTTTTAGTTAAGTGGGCTGATATGGATGAGCCCACTTGGGAGCCTGAGGAGAATGTGGATCCTGAACTCGTTAAGGAGTTTGAGTTAAGTAGTAATGGTCAGGCCCAAATTAGTAATGGGCCTATTCCGAGTAATGGGCCTGAAGTGGTGTTTTCGAATCAGGACAGCCTGTGA
- the LOC112737151 gene encoding uncharacterized protein, which produces MGGVRMHTKSDSDVSIDQSTSSPPRSPRRPLYYVQSPSNHDVIEKMSYGSSPAASPQHHHHYYVCSPVHHSRESSTSRFSASLKNPSRHPHHHHHTSSSFAPWKKLSRHDSEAAGDDDDDDDDAYDDSGRNIRLYFCFFLLFVVLFSAFSLILWGASKSYKPRVTVTNMVFWNLNVQSGNDGTGVPTDMLSLNSTVRISYRNPATFFGVHVTSTPLQLNYYQLKLASGQMQKFYQHRKSQRKQVVVVLGHQIPLYGGVSVLGDTKQHMESVALPLNLTFVVRSRAYILGRLVKSKFYTRIRCPVTLHGNKLGKPLHLIHSCLYD; this is translated from the exons atggGAGGAGTTAGAATGCACACGAAATCCGACTCCGACGTAAGCATCGACCAATCAACATCGTCGCCACCGCGATCTCCACGCCGTCCACTGTACTACGTCCAAAGCCCATCCAACCATGACGTCATCGAGAAGATGTCGTACGGCTCCTCCCCCGCCGCATCACCGCAGCACCACCACCACTACTATGTCTGCTCCCCCGTCCACCATTCCCGCGAGTCCTCCACCTCTCGTTTCTCCGCCTCTCTCAAGAACCCTAGCCGCCAccctcaccaccaccaccacacctCCTCCTCCTTCGCACCCTGGAAGAAGCTCAGCCGCCACGATTCCGAAGCCGCCggtgacgacgacgacgacgacgacgacgcaTATGATGACTCCGGCCGTAACATCCGCCTCTACTTctgcttcttcctcctcttcgtgGTCCTGTTCTCCGCGTTCTCTCTTATCCTTTGGGGTGCCAGCAAGAGTTACAAGCCTCGCGTCACCGTTACG AACATGGTGTTCTGGAATCTGAATGTACAATCTGGGAACGACGGAACGGGGGTGCCAACGGATATGCTGTCATTGAACTCAACGGTGAGGATCTCATACAGAAACCCTGCCACCTTTTTCGGCGTCCACGTCACCTCCACCCCTCTTCAGCTCAACTATTATCAACTCAAACTAGCCTCCGGCCAG ATGCAGAAGTTCTATCAGCACAGGAAGAGTCAGAGGAAGCAAGTGGTAGTGGTGTTAGGCCACCAGATTCCACTCTACGGCGGGGTGTCGGTTCTCGGTGACACGAAACAGCACATGGAGAGTGTTGCATTGCCATTAAACCTCACATTTGTGGTGAGATCAAGGGCTTATATCCTCGGAAGATTGGTCAAGTCCAAATTCTACACAAGAATCCGATGTCCGGTCACCTTGCATGGTAACAAACTTGGAAAACCTCTTCACTTGATCCATTCATGTCTCTACGATTGA
- the LOC112737150 gene encoding uncharacterized protein, whose translation MMLIIWLFRRGRFDRMIEAGIAETVYAYNSMINGQCMFGHLSAAESLFARMINKGLKPTVTTFTPLISTYCKDLQLRKAFQLYAPNVYTFTALISGFCSANNMAEASKLFVEMVEKKITPNEVTYNVMIEGYCRSGKIDKAFELLDEMLQKGPVPDTYTYRPLISGLCSAGRVSDAKNFVDVLHKQDRKLNEMCYSALLHGYCREGRLVEALSAASEMIQRGINLDLVCHAVLIHGSLKQLDRKTLFGLLKQMQDHGLKPDNVIYTSMIM comes from the exons ATGATGCTTATAATTTGGTTGTTCAG AAGGGGAAGGTTTGATAGAATGATAGAGGCTGGCATAGCAGAAACTGTATATGCATACAACTCCATGATAAATGGCCAATGCATGTTTGGTCATTTGAGTGCCGCCGAGTCTTTGTTCGCTCGGATGATCAATAAAGGTTTGAAGCCTACTGTGACAACCTTTACGCCGTTGATTAGTACATATTGCAAAGATCTACAACTACGAAAAGCATTCCAACTGTATGCCCCAAATGTGTATACCTTCACTGCGCTTATTTCTGGGTTTTGCAGTGCAAATAATATGGCTGAAGCATCCAAACTTTTTGTTGAAATGGTGGAAAAGAAAATCACCCCAAATGAGGTAACATATAATGTTATGATTGAAGGGTATTGTAGGAGTGGTAAAATTGACAAGGCGTTTGAATTACTTGATGAGATGCTTCAGAAAGGCCCTGTTCCGGACACATATACCTACAGACCTCTTATCAGTGGCCTTTGTTCTGCTGGCAGGGTTTCAGATGCTAAAAATTTTGTTGATGTTCTACACAAACAGGACCGTAAATTAAACGAGATGTGCTATAGCGCACTTCTACATGGTTATTGCCGGGAAGGTAGATTGGTGGAGGCGTTGAGTGCTGCTTCTGAGATGATTCAAAGAGGAATCAATTTAGATTTGGTTTGCCATGCTGTTCTCATCCACGGTTCACTGAAGCAACTAGATAGGAAAACACTATTTGGTCTCTTAAAACAGATGCAGGATCATGGTTTGAAACCTGATAATGTAATATATACAAGTATGATCATGTAA